A genomic stretch from Juglans microcarpa x Juglans regia isolate MS1-56 chromosome 3S, Jm3101_v1.0, whole genome shotgun sequence includes:
- the LOC121257144 gene encoding DNA repair protein XRCC2 homolog: MEKVVASRPKEWIDRNESAKAMLARVLTARPLLLLPPLHRVPLRIGNVVELVSTSPSAKTHILIQAAVSCVLPKEWNAVHYEGLDCLVMFIDLDCRFDILRLSKMLKHRINGQSNGKNMYHLPLFADKRVNPSLRDTIL, encoded by the exons atggaaaaagtggTGGCCAGCCGCCCCAAAGAATGGATCGATCGGAACGAGAGCGCCAAAGCGATGCTAGCTAGGGTTTTAACAGCGCGACCCTTGCTGCTTCTTCCCCCACTTCATAGGGTTCCCCTACGCATCGGTAATGTGGTTGAGCTTGTCAGCACTTCTCCTTCTGCCAAAACCCACATCCTGATTCAG GCTGCAGTGAGTTGTGTTCTTCCTAAAGAGTGGAATGCGGTGCACTATGAAGGCCTCGACTGCTTGGTAATGTTCATTGACTTGGACTGTCGGTTTGATATTTTGCGCCTTTCTAAAATGCTGAAGCATCGAATAAATGGGCAATCTAATGGTAAGAATATGTACCACCTTCCATTGTTTGCCGATAAAAGGGTAAATCCATCGCTAAGAGATACCATACTTTAG